Part of the Flavobacteriales bacterium genome, TTAGACTGTTCATGTAATGTTGAAATTACTGCACATGAATCGCCATCAAATTTGTAATCAGATTTGTTATAGCCAATGTCGTTAATTACTCCTCTAACTATTTTTTGAACATCAATATATCCACTAGTTTTAACTTCTCCGCTAATCACAGCAAGACCAGTTGTAACTAGGGTTTCACATGCAACTTTGGAAGTAGCATCTTGTCTTAAGAATTCGTCTAAGATAGCGTCAGAAATTTGATCAGCTACTTTGTCTGGATGTCCTTCAGAAACCGATTCTGATGTAAATAAATAGGCCATAAATTATTGTTTAATAAGTTTTTAATAGAAACGAAGATATTTAATACGCTTGATTATACAATGAAGTTTTACTATTTCTGTGAAGTGAGTTCTTTGAAAATGGTTTCTAGGTTTTGATCTTCTTTCCTTAATTCGAGCACAGATAACGAATTTTCTACTGCGAAATTGAAGATTTTTGGTCGTGCATCGTCGTTAGAATTTACTTCTAAGACCCATTTATTAGAACCGTTTTCAATAGCCTGTTTAACACCCTCGATTTTTATTAGTTCGTCGGATGAAGTAACGTTATCGAATTCTACAATAATAACTTGTTGATGATTTGTAGCGTTCTTTATTTCTCCTATCGGTTTGTCAATAACGATCGACCCGTTATTAATAATAATGACTTTGTCGCAAACAGCCTCGACTTCCTGCATAATATGTGTCGACATCATGACCGTTTTTTCACGCCCAACTTTTTTAATAAGGTTTCTAATCTCATCCAATTGATTCGGGTCTAATCCAGTGGTTGGTTCATCTAATACAAGTACTTCTGGATCATGAATCATTGCCTGGGCCAATCCAACACGTTGGCGAAAACCTTTTGATAATGCACCTATTTTTTTACTCTGTTCTACTTCTAATCCGGTTAGATAAATCATCTCTTTAACTCGATCATCAATGTTTTTTACTTTGTGGACCCCCCCAATAAATGCTAAATATTCTTTAACATACATATCGAGGTATAGAGGATTATGTTCGGGTAGGTATCCTACTTTCTTTCGGATGTCAATAGAATTGGTTTCAGTATCAAATCCACATACAGAAACATTACCATTTGTTTGTGGAATATAACATGTAATTATTTTCATCATGGTAGATTTGCCTGCTCCATTTGGTCCAAGGAATCCGACAATTTCTCCCGATTTGATTTCGAAACTAAGGTTGTCGAGTGCCTTTTGCTCTCCGTACGTTTTAGTGATGTTATTTACAATAATGGACATTCTCGATGCGTAGATTGGTGTTGCAGCTAAATTACGAAAGTTTATAAGCCTTTGGTAGAGCTGATATATTTGAACTTCTTAAGTTATACATTTGTGTATAATGAATGGAGTCGTAATAAAATCTACAGGAGCCATCTGCTGGGTAAAGGATGATAACGGTGAAAAGCATGAATGCGTGATCCGAGGAAAGTTTCGAATGGCGAATATTCGGGATACAAATCCAGTTGCCGTAGGAGATTATGTAGAATTCAATAAGCTCGATGGGTTAAGTCAGGTCGTTAAAATTAAGAAGAGAAAGAATTACATCATTCGAAAATCTGTAAATCTCTCGAAGCATTCACAAATACTTGCGGCTAATATCGACCAAGCATTACTTCTTGTTACTTTGAAACAACCCGAAACTTCAACGGGATTTATAGATCGTTTTCTCGTAACCGCCGAGGCTTATAAAATCCCATGTAAAATTATTTTTAATAAGGTCGATGTATACGATGATCAAGGTCTTCTGGAGATGAGAGAATTAAAAGAGATGTATGCACGTATTGGCTATGAATGCTTTGAAGCTAGCACGCATAATGATGGAAATGCAGATATGATATATGGTTTGATTAAAGATCAAATAAATGTGATTTCGGGTCATTCGGGAGTTGGTAAATCTACTTTGATAAATGAACTGAACCCGGAATTGAATGTAAGAACAGGCGAGATATCGTCTTACCATGAAAAAGGAACTCACGTTACTACATTTGCCGAGATGTTGGAAGTTAGAGACAATACTTACATCATTGATACTCCAGGAGTAAAAAGTTTTGGGCTTATTGATATTGAAAAAGAGGAATTATCTCACTATTTCATTGAAATGAAAGAGTTATTACCAGGTTGTAAGTTTAATAATTGCCAACACATTAACGAGCCTAAATGCGCTGTAAAAGACGCCGTTGAGAATGGAGGAATTAGTCAATCCCGATACAAGAACTACGTTGAAATGTATTACAGTGATGAATCTGAAACTTATAGAACGAATAGTTATTAATGAAGGTTGTAATCCAAAAGGTATCTGAAGCTAGCGTGGTTATTGATGGCGTTCTAAATGGTGAAATCGCAGAAGGATTAATGATATTAGTAGGGGTATCACCAGATGATAATAAATCAGATGTGGATTGGTTAAGCGGTAAAATAAGCAGGCTTAGAATCTTTAATGATCCACAAGGGATTCCTAATTTAAGTGTAAAAGATGTTCAGGGGGATATTCTTCTTATATCTCAATTTACGCTCTTTGCGAGCACTGAAAAAGGCAATAGGCCTTCGTATATCAATGCCGCTGGCCCTGATGTAGCAGTGCCTTTATATGAGGCTATGAGGGATAAACTACAAGATGAATTGGGAAAGAAGATCGAAACAGGTGTTTTTGGGGCTGATATGAAAGTTTCCCTAGTTAATAATGGTCCCATAACAATTACAATCGACTCAAAGAATAGAGATTAATGAGAATATCTGAGGCACAGGAAAAAGTAGATGAATGGATCAAAAAATATGGAGTTCGATATTATAATGAGCTAACCAATATGGCAGTTCTTACTGAGGAAGTGGGTGAAGTAGCTCGGATCATATCTAGAAAGTATGGTGAACAATCTTTCAAGGAGTCAGATAAGGACAAAGAACTTTCGAAGGAATTAGCAGATGTGTTATTCGTGATTATTTGTTTAGCAAACCAAACAGGTGTTGATCTAGGAGCTGCCTTGAAAGAAAACCTTATAAGCAAAGCCGATAGAGATCAGCAAAGACATCAAGAAAACGAAAAACTTAAGTAGTTAAATAGACTCAGCTAATATTATTAGCTTGTTATTTTGAACTTCAGCAACACCGCCACC contains:
- the gldA gene encoding gliding motility-associated ABC transporter ATP-binding subunit GldA: MSIIVNNITKTYGEQKALDNLSFEIKSGEIVGFLGPNGAGKSTMMKIITCYIPQTNGNVSVCGFDTETNSIDIRKKVGYLPEHNPLYLDMYVKEYLAFIGGVHKVKNIDDRVKEMIYLTGLEVEQSKKIGALSKGFRQRVGLAQAMIHDPEVLVLDEPTTGLDPNQLDEIRNLIKKVGREKTVMMSTHIMQEVEAVCDKVIIINNGSIVIDKPIGEIKNATNHQQVIIVEFDNVTSSDELIKIEGVKQAIENGSNKWVLEVNSNDDARPKIFNFAVENSLSVLELRKEDQNLETIFKELTSQK
- the rsgA gene encoding ribosome small subunit-dependent GTPase A — protein: MNGVVIKSTGAICWVKDDNGEKHECVIRGKFRMANIRDTNPVAVGDYVEFNKLDGLSQVVKIKKRKNYIIRKSVNLSKHSQILAANIDQALLLVTLKQPETSTGFIDRFLVTAEAYKIPCKIIFNKVDVYDDQGLLEMRELKEMYARIGYECFEASTHNDGNADMIYGLIKDQINVISGHSGVGKSTLINELNPELNVRTGEISSYHEKGTHVTTFAEMLEVRDNTYIIDTPGVKSFGLIDIEKEELSHYFIEMKELLPGCKFNNCQHINEPKCAVKDAVENGGISQSRYKNYVEMYYSDESETYRTNSY
- a CDS encoding D-tyrosyl-tRNA(Tyr) deacylase, with amino-acid sequence MKVVIQKVSEASVVIDGVLNGEIAEGLMILVGVSPDDNKSDVDWLSGKISRLRIFNDPQGIPNLSVKDVQGDILLISQFTLFASTEKGNRPSYINAAGPDVAVPLYEAMRDKLQDELGKKIETGVFGADMKVSLVNNGPITITIDSKNRD
- a CDS encoding nucleotide pyrophosphohydrolase is translated as MRISEAQEKVDEWIKKYGVRYYNELTNMAVLTEEVGEVARIISRKYGEQSFKESDKDKELSKELADVLFVIICLANQTGVDLGAALKENLISKADRDQQRHQENEKLK